Proteins from a single region of Acidovorax sp. NCPPB 3576:
- a CDS encoding sulfite exporter TauE/SafE family protein, whose protein sequence is MVMLCAMALMGLVVGGVAVTVGGGVTIGVPLLLLMGHSAAASIATVKFALVGSFFTGTLAHRRAVNAPVRIPWVLWPLAVAGSIMGSLIVTGVDDRVLRIIVAAMMAVVLWITYRTDFSARTAGPQASARLPLAGIATVFALCVYSGFFGAGFGTFLIFALMHFFGLSFSDSASVMTRLNLLVVGSSVTTFITHGVVDFQWGIPLFIGCALGGVMGAWVARVLSPERMKTVFLAGTMLVGVKLLWDAMV, encoded by the coding sequence ATGGTGATGCTCTGCGCAATGGCGCTGATGGGGCTCGTTGTGGGTGGCGTGGCGGTGACGGTCGGGGGGGGCGTCACGATCGGTGTGCCGTTGCTGCTGCTCATGGGGCACTCTGCCGCTGCGTCCATCGCCACCGTGAAGTTCGCGCTCGTGGGTTCGTTCTTCACCGGCACGCTCGCCCACCGGCGCGCCGTGAACGCCCCGGTGCGCATTCCCTGGGTGCTGTGGCCGCTGGCGGTGGCCGGCTCCATCATGGGTTCGCTGATCGTCACGGGGGTCGATGACCGGGTGCTGCGGATCATCGTCGCCGCCATGATGGCCGTGGTGCTCTGGATCACCTACCGCACCGATTTCTCTGCCCGCACGGCGGGGCCGCAAGCGTCCGCGCGGCTGCCGCTGGCCGGGATCGCTACCGTGTTCGCACTGTGCGTGTATTCGGGATTTTTCGGCGCGGGCTTCGGCACCTTTCTCATCTTTGCGCTGATGCATTTTTTCGGCCTGTCGTTTTCCGACAGCGCCTCGGTGATGACGCGGCTCAACCTGCTCGTGGTGGGCTCGTCGGTGACGACCTTCATCACCCACGGGGTGGTCGATTTTCAATGGGGCATTCCGCTTTTCATCGGTTGTGCGCTGGGCGGCGTGATGGGCGCCTGGGTGGCCCGCGTCCTGTCGCCTGAGCGAATGAAAACCGTGTTCCTGGCGGGCACGATGCTGGTCGGCGTCAAGCTGCTTTGGGATGCGATGGTGTGA
- a CDS encoding aspartate/ornithine carbamoyltransferase family protein, whose translation MFTDVDNIRRFPGEFGNALAGKIVFTLFCQPSTRTRLSFESAAYRLGARVLSVCDMHSTRQPLGESLLDTTRMAGYYSDALVARHADHGVMEQIKGTLDVPLINAGEGLARHPTQTLIDLYTAREHFDTLDGLRVGFVGGLRYSRAVKSLMVGLGQFRDVELHAVDAASEADEGSPLPADLAAAARRPIHLHDSVQAMLGHVDLLYVVRVQREMFSDAALYQRQLDKCRVHRALLAKAPPWLAVMHCLPRTDELDTDVDPTPQNKYFLQAAYGVPLRMAVLRRYMTQPQGTGGGAGVGSGGIQGMVTDALSRRAIDVLSNDELSLAW comes from the coding sequence TTGTTTACCGACGTCGATAACATCCGGCGGTTTCCTGGGGAATTTGGAAATGCGCTGGCCGGGAAAATCGTTTTCACCCTGTTTTGCCAACCCAGCACGCGCACGCGGCTGAGCTTCGAATCCGCGGCCTACCGCCTCGGCGCGCGCGTGCTGAGCGTTTGCGACATGCACAGCACCCGCCAACCCCTGGGCGAGAGCCTGCTCGACACCACCCGCATGGCCGGCTACTACTCCGATGCGCTGGTCGCGCGGCACGCCGACCACGGCGTGATGGAGCAGATCAAAGGCACCCTCGACGTGCCGCTGATCAACGCCGGAGAAGGGCTCGCACGGCACCCCACCCAGACCCTGATCGACCTGTACACCGCCCGCGAGCATTTCGATACCCTCGACGGCCTGCGCGTGGGTTTCGTCGGCGGGCTGCGCTACTCGCGTGCCGTGAAATCGCTGATGGTGGGCCTGGGGCAGTTTCGCGACGTCGAGTTGCATGCCGTCGATGCCGCCAGCGAGGCCGACGAAGGCAGCCCGCTGCCGGCCGATCTTGCCGCGGCGGCGCGCCGCCCCATCCATCTGCACGATTCGGTGCAGGCCATGCTGGGCCATGTCGATCTGCTGTATGTCGTGCGCGTGCAGCGCGAGATGTTCAGCGATGCCGCTCTGTACCAGCGGCAACTGGACAAATGCCGCGTGCACCGCGCACTGCTGGCCAAGGCGCCGCCGTGGCTGGCGGTCATGCACTGCCTGCCCCGCACGGACGAACTGGACACCGATGTGGACCCCACGCCGCAAAACAAATACTTCCTGCAGGCCGCGTACGGCGTGCCGCTGCGCATGGCCGTGCTGCGGCGCTACATGACGCAGCCGCAGGGCACAGGAGGAGGCGCAGGCGTCGGCAGCGGTGGCATCCAGGGGATGGTGACGGATGCGTTGTCGCGCCGTGCCATCGACGTGTTGAGCAACGACGAGTTGTCCCTCGCATGGTGA